The Desulfuromonas versatilis genome has a segment encoding these proteins:
- a CDS encoding nucleotide-binding domain-containing protein, producing MRNLESLFNEVFDMVGTETRVLEKASNSTALNEKFETLPSGPQREYILQSQIRPIFGKDGINSTPIGTHPDFLHLENGSSRTVNQYVCTLFVDIKGSTRLSLLYPLDLVYKFKNAVIKTCVEVIRSLDGCVHRIMGDAVMAFFGGNATEKEDAIADAINCATTLRAVLEGSIKPWMVRNGIEAKDFGFRVGCDFGDDREVLWGNFGYSNVGEVSATGLPVDMASKLQGLASKNQTMLGQGILNFINWPENYSKIKENTRSGEARQLPIVTPNLTNKNGNPINYQMRLLRYETYIECSALPRSLKASLGDTRVINNTAISYKCYTVTDGNEVEYLPSSRFLEKNVSLIFKVIVNTRINGLYFPLTAIFTKMNNGEDVPMEEREKEYPPVEKVLKKPIPNKFTKSPSQFAKATLNEATLYRGLHTMKCEIVDRNRNILFRDWIGVMIK from the coding sequence ATGAGGAACCTTGAAAGTCTTTTCAATGAAGTGTTCGATATGGTTGGAACCGAAACCAGGGTGTTAGAAAAGGCATCAAATTCAACAGCCTTAAATGAGAAGTTTGAGACATTGCCATCAGGGCCACAGCGCGAATACATTCTTCAGTCCCAGATTAGACCCATATTTGGAAAAGACGGCATCAATTCTACCCCCATCGGAACACATCCAGATTTTCTTCATCTTGAAAATGGTAGCTCTAGAACGGTCAACCAGTATGTATGCACCCTTTTTGTTGACATAAAGGGGTCCACCCGCCTTTCATTACTCTACCCTTTAGACCTCGTATATAAATTCAAAAATGCGGTTATAAAGACGTGTGTAGAAGTTATTCGTTCTCTTGATGGTTGTGTTCATAGAATAATGGGCGACGCAGTAATGGCCTTTTTTGGAGGCAATGCCACGGAAAAGGAAGATGCAATTGCAGACGCAATCAATTGCGCCACAACCTTACGAGCCGTACTTGAAGGCAGCATTAAGCCTTGGATGGTAAGGAATGGAATTGAAGCGAAAGACTTTGGTTTTAGGGTTGGTTGCGACTTTGGTGATGACAGGGAGGTCCTTTGGGGAAACTTTGGTTACTCCAATGTAGGTGAAGTGTCGGCCACGGGTCTTCCCGTTGATATGGCCTCTAAATTACAGGGGCTTGCTAGCAAAAACCAAACTATGCTTGGCCAAGGCATATTGAACTTCATAAATTGGCCCGAAAACTATTCTAAAATAAAGGAGAATACAAGATCTGGTGAAGCGCGGCAACTGCCTATAGTTACTCCGAATCTGACTAATAAAAACGGTAATCCAATAAATTATCAAATGCGCCTATTGAGGTATGAAACCTACATCGAGTGCAGTGCTCTTCCTCGTTCCCTTAAGGCGAGTTTAGGAGACACGCGTGTAATCAACAACACGGCCATATCATACAAATGTTACACCGTCACGGATGGTAACGAAGTAGAGTATCTTCCCTCTTCAAGGTTTTTAGAAAAAAATGTATCCCTTATTTTTAAAGTCATTGTGAACACAAGAATTAATGGGCTCTACTTCCCACTGACTGCAATTTTCACTAAAATGAACAATGGTGAAGACGTTCCAATGGAAGAACGGGAAAAAGAATATCCACCAGTAGAAAAAGTCCTGAAAAAACCTATCCCTAATAAGTTCACTAAGTCTCCAAGCCAGTTCGCTAAAGCAACCCTAAATGAGGCAACCTTGTATAGGGGCCTTCATACTATGAAATGTGAAATAGTTGACAGAAATAGAAATATTCTTTTTCGCGATTGGATTGGAGTAATGATCAAATAG
- a CDS encoding Pycsar system effector family protein codes for MSEKDNEQKKPANDYPSSSRVELLVKIINRYDTYIVSTNAKASLIIAWNGIVIGSILLKYQEVIGQFSCMNRLSALVPILLVFCGFFALLSTGLIFGVVFPFLTQSRDGKVSLIFFGSVAEMKTEEYVNAMQSASVNDLIVDLAGQTSVLASGLNSKMKRLQRSIWAIYAELTIIAVLLILYVLK; via the coding sequence ATGAGCGAAAAGGACAATGAACAAAAAAAACCTGCAAATGATTATCCCTCATCATCACGAGTCGAACTTCTCGTAAAAATTATAAATAGATACGATACCTACATTGTTTCAACTAATGCCAAGGCCTCTCTCATCATTGCATGGAATGGTATCGTCATTGGATCTATTTTATTGAAGTACCAGGAGGTAATAGGGCAATTCTCATGCATGAATAGGTTATCAGCCCTTGTACCTATTTTGTTGGTATTCTGTGGTTTTTTTGCCTTACTATCCACTGGATTGATTTTTGGGGTCGTTTTCCCATTTTTGACTCAAAGTCGCGATGGTAAAGTCAGCTTGATATTTTTCGGTTCTGTCGCAGAAATGAAAACAGAAGAATACGTCAATGCAATGCAATCTGCATCAGTTAACGACTTGATTGTTGATTTAGCAGGCCAGACATCTGTTTTAGCTTCTGGTCTCAATTCAAAAATGAAAAGGCTTCAAAGAAGTATCTGGGCCATATACGCAGAACTTACGATAATTGCAGTTCTTTTGATTTTGTACGTGTTGAAATGA
- a CDS encoding helix-turn-helix domain-containing protein: MVGRDKYGAIRELHNRGVPKKQIARQLGVTVKTVRNWLNKAPRGQVLKYHFFRL, encoded by the coding sequence ATGGTCGGCAGAGACAAGTACGGTGCGATTCGCGAGCTGCATAATCGCGGGGTGCCGAAAAAACAGATTGCCCGGCAATTGGGCGTTACGGTGAAGACGGTCCGCAACTGGCTTAACAAAGCACCACGGGGTCAGGTCTTGAAATATCACTTTTTCCGTCTATAG
- a CDS encoding transposase: MARPLRIEFPGAVYHVTSRGNARDDIFLDDQDRGKFLAILGQVVRRFNWLCHAYCLMGNHYHLLIETPEGNLSAGMRQLNGVYTQAFNRAHNRDGHVFKGRFKAVLVEKQSHLLELCRYVVLNPVAAGMVNRPEEHPWSSYLATLGETPTPPFLTTDWVLGNFSRTPAAARRHYQQFVADGLAKEETPWSQLVGQIFLGSEAFIRQACDIRESQAELGEIPREQRHAGRPSLEELFPADGPLPKPERNRLIRSAHGRYGYRLTEIAKALGIHYTTVSKVINQQENLFFKT, translated from the coding sequence ATGGCACGACCATTACGCATAGAATTCCCCGGTGCGGTTTACCATGTCACTTCGCGCGGCAACGCCCGGGACGATATTTTCTTGGACGATCAGGACCGCGGGAAGTTTCTCGCCATTCTCGGGCAGGTGGTGCGACGCTTCAATTGGCTCTGCCACGCCTACTGCCTGATGGGGAACCATTATCACCTGCTGATCGAAACGCCCGAAGGCAATCTCTCGGCCGGAATGCGTCAGCTCAACGGAGTCTACACCCAGGCCTTCAACCGCGCCCACAACCGGGACGGCCACGTTTTCAAGGGACGATTCAAGGCAGTCCTGGTCGAAAAACAGAGTCATCTGTTGGAGCTTTGCCGCTACGTGGTTCTCAACCCGGTGGCCGCTGGCATGGTGAATCGTCCCGAGGAGCACCCCTGGAGCAGTTATCTCGCCACCCTCGGCGAGACGCCCACCCCGCCCTTTTTAACCACTGACTGGGTACTGGGAAACTTTTCCAGAACGCCGGCAGCCGCCCGCCGGCACTATCAGCAATTTGTGGCCGATGGACTGGCGAAAGAGGAAACTCCCTGGAGCCAACTGGTGGGACAGATTTTTCTGGGCTCCGAGGCCTTCATCCGACAGGCCTGCGACATTCGGGAAAGCCAAGCAGAATTAGGAGAGATTCCCCGCGAGCAGCGCCATGCCGGGAGGCCTTCTCTGGAGGAGTTGTTTCCTGCGGACGGTCCGCTACCGAAACCGGAACGCAATCGCCTGATCCGCAGCGCCCACGGCCGGTACGGATACCGGTTGACAGAGATTGCCAAAGCCCTCGGCATCCATTACACCACGGTCAGCAAGGTGATCAACCAGCAAGAAAACTTATTTTTCAAGACCTGA
- a CDS encoding HEAT repeat domain-containing protein — protein MRLLKTGGVLAAGLALACGIWLLAPHDSDEAQRGGAAKPLPRALSWHAGDRQSYELEIQSANDLAAGAPRSGGRLQQRLSGVLHLQVFEVTAERVEVGFQLAQATLSVNGVDREEINRQLSRAFMLELSPTGTPLDWRFTPGLDPKLERLLQEMILSFQFVEPAAAAPSWETEERHGAGTYRSLYRRMDDGSIVKQKLGYLSFAQEGPTAIADGLVQVDSSSFTFLVNDSKSWLDTAEFRELLSVQSGGDALLKAEITGHLRHLEGYQGSFSEIDRLPPGAAPLAVSTTPDLPPVQEKTPVGDLPQPYPTAFRAMLAELVRGGAGRIETLYKIRDYLLEFPDAAHLVVGYLQEHHLVDRSAADLLHALELAGHPTAQAALLSVMADPQGHHLNRLRAVIALGGVANPTAETVDDLWLAYEDRGSAEREDLSNTAILAIGVLGSTARSSGDGPMHSAITARLVEAASGAPGPMARATVLKAMENTGDESLAGRVQADLDNPSPRVRAAAAIAFGTLAGADSAPDLAGRIETEQVPRVRAALVEGMINAGNADPAALELIAGLAGAETDEPTRLQMAKYLGGNLDSSASGRNTLERMLREDPSRRIRKYLGRVLYKSQPGP, from the coding sequence ATGCGACTTCTCAAAACAGGCGGCGTCCTGGCCGCCGGCTTGGCCCTGGCCTGCGGGATATGGTTGCTGGCCCCGCATGACAGCGATGAAGCGCAGCGCGGAGGCGCCGCCAAGCCGCTCCCGCGTGCCCTGAGCTGGCACGCGGGAGACCGGCAGAGCTACGAACTGGAAATCCAATCGGCCAACGACCTTGCGGCCGGCGCCCCCCGGTCCGGAGGCCGCCTGCAGCAGAGGCTCTCGGGGGTGCTTCATCTGCAGGTATTCGAGGTGACGGCCGAACGGGTTGAGGTCGGTTTCCAGCTGGCCCAGGCTACCCTGTCGGTGAACGGTGTCGACCGGGAGGAAATCAACCGGCAGCTGAGCAGGGCGTTCATGCTGGAACTCTCGCCGACGGGGACTCCCCTGGATTGGCGTTTTACTCCGGGGCTGGACCCCAAGCTGGAGCGCCTGCTCCAGGAAATGATCCTGTCCTTTCAATTCGTGGAACCCGCTGCCGCTGCGCCGAGCTGGGAGACCGAGGAACGCCACGGAGCGGGGACTTACCGGTCCCTTTACCGCAGGATGGACGATGGCAGCATCGTCAAGCAGAAACTCGGCTACCTGTCCTTTGCACAGGAGGGCCCCACCGCCATCGCCGACGGGCTGGTCCAGGTGGACAGCTCCAGCTTCACCTTTCTGGTGAATGACTCGAAAAGCTGGCTCGACACAGCCGAATTCAGGGAACTTCTCTCCGTTCAGTCGGGCGGCGACGCTTTGCTCAAGGCCGAAATCACCGGACACCTGCGGCACCTCGAAGGTTACCAGGGATCCTTTTCGGAGATTGACCGACTCCCCCCGGGAGCTGCCCCCCTCGCAGTTTCGACAACCCCTGATCTGCCGCCCGTTCAGGAAAAAACCCCCGTAGGGGACCTCCCCCAACCCTACCCTACAGCATTCCGGGCCATGCTCGCGGAGCTGGTTCGCGGCGGCGCGGGGAGAATCGAAACCCTGTACAAGATCCGCGACTATCTTCTTGAGTTTCCTGATGCGGCCCACCTGGTGGTCGGCTATCTCCAGGAGCACCACCTCGTGGACCGCAGCGCCGCGGATCTGCTGCATGCCCTGGAGCTGGCCGGACACCCGACGGCACAGGCGGCGCTGCTCTCGGTCATGGCAGATCCCCAGGGCCATCACCTGAACCGGCTTCGGGCAGTGATCGCCCTGGGGGGCGTGGCCAACCCCACGGCGGAAACGGTGGACGACCTGTGGCTTGCCTATGAGGACCGCGGTTCCGCCGAGCGCGAGGATCTTTCCAACACCGCGATTCTGGCTATAGGGGTGTTGGGTTCGACAGCCAGGTCATCGGGAGACGGCCCGATGCATTCGGCCATCACCGCGCGGCTTGTCGAGGCCGCAAGCGGCGCCCCGGGGCCCATGGCCCGCGCCACCGTGTTGAAGGCCATGGAGAATACCGGGGATGAAAGCCTCGCCGGCAGGGTCCAGGCGGACCTGGACAACCCCTCGCCCAGGGTCCGCGCCGCTGCGGCCATCGCCTTCGGCACGCTGGCCGGCGCGGATTCGGCTCCGGATCTGGCCGGGCGAATAGAAACGGAGCAGGTCCCCAGGGTGAGGGCGGCGCTGGTGGAAGGGATGATCAATGCCGGAAACGCCGACCCGGCGGCCCTGGAGCTGATCGCAGGCCTGGCCGGCGCGGAAACCGACGAGCCGACCCGGCTGCAGATGGCCAAGTACCTGGGAGGAAACCTGGATTCCTCGGCCAGCGGTCGCAATACCCTGGAGCGGATGCTGCGGGAGGATCCCTCCAGGCGCATCCGCAAATACCTGGGCAGGGTCCTCTATAAATCGCAACCGGGGCCCTGA
- a CDS encoding sensor histidine kinase has protein sequence MRERDLGFIEEGHRFRMVRYFSIASLLCILAAALLLVFIFRKVTIDTIVEVSERGNLPLAQASLNSVRPQLTGYLDSVQGMTAAQAGALETDDPLRHALQALMKNSRLARIKLYNDQGLVVFSTLPSQIGHDQKDNAGFLSAMSGQEVSKLIYRDSFNYLDNESEEDNLIQSYVPVWDDQASQVLGVFEIYTGVDTLVQRTERASMLVGAGVGLVLILLYSLLVAIVRRANWIIEGQQALIRERTMTLEILSAQMLTAQEEEKKRIARDLHEGISQTLSAVKTQVELACQGSHKDDPALGMKPLLALVPSIQGAIQEISDFAMALRPASLDDFGLLATLDWWCREFQAGHPDLKIASRFDIEEKQIPAGLKVVIYRIIQETLGALAKEQRATRVWLSLVFRNGQVMLGIEDDGKPSGAAGEPAGQGSPADVGLALIKERARLSGGSFRHTPNDQGGVLRQAAWPC, from the coding sequence ATGAGAGAGAGGGACCTCGGATTCATCGAGGAGGGGCATCGTTTCCGGATGGTGCGCTATTTTTCCATCGCCAGCCTGCTCTGCATCCTGGCAGCGGCCCTGCTGCTGGTCTTCATCTTCCGCAAGGTCACCATCGATACCATCGTCGAGGTGAGCGAAAGGGGCAACCTGCCCCTGGCCCAGGCCTCGTTGAATTCGGTCCGGCCACAATTGACGGGGTATCTGGACTCGGTACAGGGGATGACCGCCGCGCAGGCCGGCGCCCTGGAAACCGACGACCCCCTGCGCCATGCCCTGCAGGCCCTGATGAAAAACAGCAGGCTGGCCCGGATCAAACTCTACAACGACCAGGGACTGGTGGTTTTTTCAACCCTCCCGTCCCAGATCGGGCACGACCAGAAGGACAACGCCGGGTTCCTCTCGGCCATGAGCGGGCAGGAAGTCAGCAAGCTGATCTACCGGGACAGCTTCAATTACCTCGACAACGAGAGCGAGGAAGACAACCTGATCCAGAGCTATGTTCCGGTTTGGGATGACCAGGCTTCGCAGGTGCTCGGGGTGTTCGAAATCTATACCGGGGTCGACACCCTGGTCCAGCGCACCGAGCGAGCCTCGATGCTGGTCGGCGCGGGTGTCGGGCTGGTCCTGATCCTGCTCTACAGCCTGCTGGTCGCCATCGTGCGGCGGGCCAACTGGATCATCGAGGGCCAGCAGGCCCTGATTCGCGAACGGACCATGACCCTGGAGATTCTTTCGGCCCAGATGCTCACCGCCCAGGAGGAGGAGAAGAAACGGATCGCCAGGGATCTGCACGAGGGGATCTCGCAAACCCTGAGCGCGGTGAAGACCCAGGTTGAACTGGCCTGCCAGGGGTCCCACAAGGACGATCCAGCGCTCGGGATGAAACCCCTGCTCGCCCTGGTTCCGTCAATCCAGGGGGCCATCCAGGAGATCTCCGATTTCGCCATGGCCCTGCGGCCGGCCAGTCTCGACGATTTCGGCCTGCTTGCGACCCTGGATTGGTGGTGCCGGGAGTTCCAGGCCGGCCACCCGGACCTGAAGATCGCCAGCAGGTTCGATATCGAGGAGAAACAGATCCCCGCAGGACTGAAGGTGGTCATCTACCGGATCATCCAGGAAACCCTGGGCGCCCTGGCCAAGGAACAGCGGGCGACCCGGGTGTGGTTGAGCCTGGTATTTCGGAACGGGCAGGTGATGTTGGGTATCGAGGACGACGGCAAGCCCTCCGGCGCCGCCGGGGAACCTGCCGGGCAGGGTTCGCCGGCCGATGTCGGCCTGGCCTTGATCAAGGAGCGAGCCCGGTTGTCGGGGGGCAGCTTCCGGCACACCCCAAATGACCAGGGAGGGGTGCTTCGCCAGGCGGCCTGGCCCTGTTGA
- the cydB gene encoding cytochrome d ubiquinol oxidase subunit II, giving the protein MIGNLEWSTLQQLWWLIVSVVGSLFVFLTFVQGGQTLIWTLAADESEKTLIVNSIGRKWELTFTTLVLFGGAFYASFPLFYASSFGGAYWVWIAILFTFVMQAVSYEYRRKPANVLGQRTYEIFMFINGSLGILLIGAAIGTFFTGSNFTLNDYNLVRWTHPLRGLEAAFSLFNLSLGLFLVFLARVLGALYLANNLGHQSLVERLKKSSFINLLLALPFLLFVLVRLVMMDGYAVDPGDGSVSLVAGKYLQNLFEMPLVLGLLLIGLVLVVSGVALNRFSASVRGIWPAGVGTVLTCLALFSLAGFNDTSFYPSKADLGSSLTIYNASSSHYTLTMMSYVAIAVPFVLAYIAWVWRQMDSQKLTAEEVAADSKSY; this is encoded by the coding sequence ATGATCGGCAATCTCGAATGGTCGACCCTGCAGCAGCTCTGGTGGCTGATCGTCTCGGTGGTCGGCTCCCTGTTCGTGTTCCTGACCTTCGTCCAGGGCGGGCAGACCCTGATCTGGACCCTGGCCGCCGACGAAAGCGAAAAGACCCTGATCGTCAATAGCATCGGCCGCAAGTGGGAGCTGACCTTCACCACCCTGGTGCTGTTCGGCGGCGCTTTCTACGCCTCCTTCCCGCTGTTTTACGCCTCGAGCTTCGGCGGCGCCTACTGGGTATGGATCGCCATCCTGTTCACCTTCGTCATGCAGGCGGTCAGCTACGAGTACCGGCGCAAGCCCGCCAACGTTCTCGGCCAGCGCACCTACGAGATCTTCATGTTCATCAACGGCTCGCTCGGCATCCTGCTGATCGGCGCGGCCATCGGCACCTTTTTCACCGGCTCCAACTTCACCCTGAACGACTACAACCTGGTGCGCTGGACCCACCCGCTGCGCGGCCTGGAGGCGGCCTTCAGCCTGTTCAACCTGAGCCTCGGCCTGTTCCTGGTGTTTCTCGCCCGGGTGCTGGGCGCCTTGTACCTGGCCAACAACCTGGGCCACCAGAGCCTGGTGGAGCGGCTGAAGAAGTCCTCCTTCATCAATTTGCTCTTGGCGCTGCCGTTTCTGCTCTTCGTCCTGGTGCGCCTGGTGATGATGGACGGCTACGCCGTCGACCCCGGCGACGGCTCCGTCAGCCTGGTGGCGGGCAAGTACCTGCAGAACCTGTTCGAGATGCCCCTGGTGTTGGGGCTTTTACTGATCGGGCTGGTGCTGGTGGTCTCCGGGGTGGCGCTCAATCGCTTCTCCGCATCGGTACGGGGGATCTGGCCGGCCGGGGTGGGGACGGTGCTGACCTGCCTGGCGCTCTTTTCCCTGGCTGGGTTCAACGATACCTCCTTCTACCCCTCGAAGGCCGACCTGGGCAGCAGCCTGACCATCTACAACGCCTCGAGCAGCCACTACACCCTGACCATGATGAGCTACGTGGCCATCGCCGTCCCCTTCGTGCTGGCCTACATCGCCTGGGTCTGGCGGCAGATGGACAGCCAAAAGCTGACCGCCGAGGAAGTGGCGGCGGATTCCAAGAGTTACTGA
- a CDS encoding cytochrome ubiquinol oxidase subunit I — MGQVNWARATFALTAMYHWVFVPLTLGLSFLCAFFESIYVRTGNPEWKKLTRFWMTLFGINFAIGVATGIILEFEFGTNWSNYSWMVGDIFGAPLAIEGIFAFFIEATFFAVMFFGWERVSKKMHLFSTWMVAVGSNLSALWILVANGWMQNPIGMKFNPDTARFEMQDLWAVISSPVAISHFCHATASGCLLASLFVVAVSSFYLLKKRHQLFAKRSIAVACVFGLLSSLFVAFTGDEHAFITARTQPMKLAAMESLWDGKKPTGLIAIGMVNPGKQPGDEQEPFAFSVEIPGMLTLLAKRSFDGFVPGINDLALGNEKEGIVGVDQKIERGRLAVAGLGDYKAARKNGDQSAAAAALSQFDAHRDYLGYGYLESVDQAVPPVALTFYSFRVMVGLGMFFILLFLAFLYLSVKDGLEDKPLLLKLGVSSIFLGYLASQAGWIVTEVGRQPWAIQNLLPVTVARSNLDTGTVAVTFFLFLLLFSALLIAEIKIMTRQISFGPEGGKS, encoded by the coding sequence ATGGGCCAGGTCAACTGGGCCCGAGCCACCTTCGCCCTGACGGCGATGTACCATTGGGTGTTCGTGCCGCTCACCCTGGGGTTGTCCTTTCTCTGCGCGTTTTTCGAATCGATCTACGTCCGCACCGGGAACCCGGAGTGGAAAAAGCTGACTCGATTCTGGATGACCCTGTTCGGGATCAACTTCGCCATCGGCGTGGCCACCGGGATCATCCTCGAGTTCGAGTTCGGCACCAACTGGTCCAACTACTCCTGGATGGTCGGGGACATATTCGGCGCGCCGCTGGCCATCGAGGGGATTTTTGCCTTCTTCATCGAGGCGACCTTCTTCGCGGTGATGTTTTTCGGCTGGGAGCGGGTGTCGAAGAAGATGCACCTGTTCTCCACCTGGATGGTGGCGGTGGGTTCCAACCTCTCGGCGCTGTGGATCCTGGTGGCCAACGGCTGGATGCAGAACCCCATCGGCATGAAGTTCAATCCCGACACCGCCCGCTTCGAGATGCAGGACCTCTGGGCGGTGATCTCCTCGCCGGTGGCGATCAGCCACTTCTGCCACGCCACCGCCTCGGGCTGTCTGCTCGCCTCGCTGTTCGTGGTGGCTGTCTCCAGCTTCTACCTGCTGAAAAAACGCCATCAGCTCTTCGCCAAGCGCTCCATTGCCGTGGCCTGCGTCTTCGGGCTGCTCAGCTCGCTGTTCGTCGCCTTCACCGGCGACGAGCACGCCTTCATCACCGCCCGCACCCAGCCGATGAAGCTGGCGGCTATGGAGTCGCTGTGGGATGGCAAGAAGCCGACCGGGCTGATCGCGATCGGGATGGTGAACCCGGGCAAACAACCGGGCGACGAGCAGGAGCCCTTCGCCTTCAGCGTCGAGATCCCCGGCATGCTGACCCTGCTGGCCAAGCGCAGTTTCGATGGCTTCGTGCCGGGCATCAACGACCTGGCCCTGGGTAACGAAAAGGAGGGGATCGTCGGCGTGGACCAAAAAATCGAGCGCGGCCGGCTGGCCGTGGCCGGGCTGGGCGACTACAAGGCGGCCCGCAAAAACGGCGACCAAAGCGCCGCGGCCGCCGCGCTCAGCCAGTTCGACGCGCACCGCGACTACCTCGGCTACGGCTACCTGGAGTCGGTGGACCAGGCGGTCCCCCCGGTGGCCCTGACCTTCTATTCCTTCCGGGTGATGGTCGGCCTGGGGATGTTCTTCATCCTGCTGTTCCTGGCGTTTCTCTACCTGTCGGTCAAGGACGGGCTGGAGGACAAGCCGCTTTTGCTCAAACTCGGCGTCAGCTCCATCTTTCTCGGCTACCTGGCCTCCCAGGCCGGCTGGATTGTCACCGAAGTGGGCCGCCAGCCCTGGGCGATCCAGAACCTGCTGCCGGTGACGGTGGCGCGCTCGAACCTCGATACGGGCACGGTGGCGGTCACCTTTTTCCTGTTCCTGCTGCTGTTCAGCGCTCTGCTGATTGCCGAGATCAAGATTATGACCCGGCAGATTTCTTTTGGGCCCGAAGGAGGTAAATCATGA
- a CDS encoding DUF4492 domain-containing protein, translating into MLKTIWLFYYQGFRSMVLGRTLWAVIAIKLFIMFAVLKTFFFPDFLASNFSTDAQRSAHVLQQLTHSPDRPTGR; encoded by the coding sequence ATGCTGAAGACAATCTGGTTGTTTTATTACCAGGGGTTTCGCTCGATGGTGCTCGGTCGCACCCTGTGGGCGGTGATCGCCATCAAGCTGTTCATTATGTTCGCCGTGTTGAAGACCTTCTTTTTCCCCGATTTTCTCGCCAGCAATTTTTCCACCGACGCCCAACGCTCCGCACACGTTCTGCAGCAGTTGACCCATTCGCCGGACCGCCCGACCGGAAGATGA